A single genomic interval of Cupriavidus necator harbors:
- the ccmB gene encoding heme exporter protein CcmB, which yields MLDPVLKLIARELLLAWRRPSAVLTPLAFFVAVVSLFPLAVGPERMFLARLAPGVIWVAALLATLLGMERLFESDFRDGSLEVIALAPQSLTLMVLGKVTGFWLGAGLPLVLLTPLLGVQLGVPDGELAQLALSLLLGTPTLCLIAAIAAALTLSLQRGGPLLALLVLPLAAPVLVFGCGVAAASTAAELQANLSLLGACLLTAVASAPWATAAALRIGLESV from the coding sequence ATGCTGGATCCGGTCCTGAAACTGATCGCGCGTGAGCTGCTGCTGGCGTGGCGTCGCCCGTCGGCGGTGCTGACACCGCTCGCCTTTTTTGTCGCGGTGGTCAGCCTGTTTCCGCTGGCGGTTGGCCCGGAGCGGATGTTTCTCGCCAGGCTGGCGCCCGGTGTGATCTGGGTCGCCGCCTTGCTGGCGACGCTGCTGGGCATGGAGCGTTTGTTCGAATCCGATTTCCGCGACGGCAGCCTGGAAGTTATCGCGCTCGCGCCGCAGTCCCTGACCTTGATGGTGCTCGGCAAGGTGACCGGCTTCTGGCTCGGGGCGGGCCTGCCGCTGGTGTTGCTGACGCCACTGCTTGGCGTTCAGCTCGGCGTGCCTGACGGCGAGCTGGCACAACTGGCACTGTCGCTGCTGCTCGGTACGCCGACGCTGTGCCTGATCGCGGCAATCGCTGCCGCGCTGACGCTGTCGCTGCAGCGCGGCGGCCCGCTGCTGGCATTGCTGGTGCTGCCACTGGCAGCGCCGGTACTGGTGTTCGGCTGCGGCGTCGCCGCCGCCAGCACTGCGGCGGAATTGCAGGCGAATCTTTCGCTGCTGGGGGCATGCCTGCTGACTGCCGTTGCGTCGGCGCCATGGGCCACCGCCGCGGCGCTCAGGATTGGATTGGAGTCTGTCTGA